One Prunus dulcis chromosome 7, ALMONDv2, whole genome shotgun sequence DNA segment encodes these proteins:
- the LOC117633789 gene encoding splicing factor U2af large subunit B isoform X2, whose protein sequence is MTDYEGRYEGNGEDADNYGDGGSSPQPRATNHGGPDDYSDSKSQHGSRDYERESSKSREKEREKGRDKEKDRDRDRERERDRDRDRGRSKDKDRERDRDRDRNRDRDRDRERERSRDRDRDRHHRDRHRDRERSERRRDKDDDDDDHYRVRDSDRRRDYDRDREDRHRRKSRSRSRGRSEHKSRSRSRSRSRSKSKRISGFDMAPPASAMLAGAAVAAAGQIPGTSPTIPGMFPNMFPLATGQFGSLPVMPVQAMTQQATRHARRVYVGGLPPTANEQSVATFFSQVMAAIGGNTAAPGDAVVNVYINHEKKFAFVEMRSVEEASNAMALDGIIFEGAPVKVRRPSDYNPSLAATLGPSQPSPNLNLAAVGLTPGSAGGLEGPDRIFVGGLPYYFTEVQIKELLESFGPLRGFDLVKDRETGNSKGYAFCVYQDLSVTDIACAALNGIKMGDKTLTVRRANQGANQPKPEQESVLLHAQQQIALQRFMLLQPPSSVATRVVCLTQVVTADELRDDDEYEDILEDMRLEGGKFGPLVNVIIPRPRPDGEPLPGVGKVFLEYADVDGSTKARTGLNGRKFGGNQVVAVFYPEDKFAQGDYEG, encoded by the exons ATGACGGACTACGAAGGAAGGTACGAAGGGAACGGAGAGGACGCTGACAACTATGGCGATGGGGGTTCCTCTCCCCAACCTCGTGCTACCAACCATGGCGGTCCCGACGATTACAGCGATTCCAAATCTCAG CATGGCTCTCGTGACTATGAGAGAGAATCTTCAAAGAgtagagaaaaggaaagagaaaagggGCGTGATAAGGAGAAGGACAGGGACAGAGAtcgggagagggagagggacaGAGATAGAGATAGGGGGAGAAGCAAGGACAAAGATAGGGAAAGGGACAGGGACAGAGATAGGAATAGGGATAGGGACcgagatagagaaagagaaaggtcTCGAGACAGGGATCGTGATCGTCATCATAGGGACCGCCACAGGGATCGCGAGAGAAGTGAGCGGAGGAGAGATAAGGACGATGACGATGATGATCACTACCGTGTCCGGGACTCTGATag GCGGAGGGATTATGACAGAGACAGGGAGGATAGGCATAGACGCAAGTCTCGGTCTCGTTCGAGGGGTAGATCTGAGCACAAATCCAGATCGAGGTCACGTTCTCGTTCACGCTCAAAAAG CAAAAGGATTAGCGGTTTTGACATGGCGCCTCCTGCTTCTGCAATGTTAGCTGGTGCTGCCGTTGCTGCAGCAG gGCAAATTCCTGGGACTAGTCCGACCATTCCTGGGATGTTCCCGAACATGTTCCCTTTAGCGACTGGCCAg TTTGGATCCCTTCCAGTTATGCCTGTACAGGCAATGACTCAACAG GCTACTAGGCATGCCCGACGGGTGTACGTTGGAGGGCTTCCTCCTACAGCAAACGAACAG TCGGTTGCTACATTTTTCAGCCAAGTTATGGCTGCAATTGGAGGGAATACAGCTGCCCCAG GAGATGCTGTTGTCAATGTTTACATTAACCACGAAAAGAAATTCGCTTTTGTTGAGATGAGATCAGTTGAAGAGGCCAGCAATGCAATGGCTCTGGATGGAATTATTTTTGAG GGAGCCCCTGTAAAGGTGAGGAGACCTAGTGACTACAACCCATCTCTTGCTGCAACACTTGGTCCAAGCCAGCCAAGTCCCAATCTGAACCTGGCTGCTGTTGGGCTTACACCGGGTTCTGCTGGTGGGCTTGAGGGTCCTGACCGCATATTTGTGGGTGGGCTACCCTATTACTTCACAGAAGTACAGATCAAGGAGTTGCTGGAATCCTTCGGACCCCTTCGTGGTTTTGATTTAGTGAAAGACAGGGAAACGGGAAACTCAAAAGGCTACGCTTTTTGTGTTTATCAAGATCTTTCAGTTACAGACATAGCTTGTGCTGCACTTAACGGTATTAAAATGGGTGACAAGACACTCACAGTTAGGCGTGCTAACCAAGGTGCCAACCAGCCCAAACCAGAGCAAGAGAGTGTTTTGTTGCATGCACAGCAGCAAATTGCATTGCAG AGGTTCATGTTGTTGCAACCGCCTAGTTCTGTCGCCACCAGGGTTGTATGTTTAACTCAAGTAGTAACTGCAGATGAGCTTAGGGATGATGATGAGTATGAAGATATTTTGGAAGACATGAGGCTGGAAGGCGGAAAGTTTG GACCGTTAGTGAATGTCATCATCCCACGTCCAAGACCAGATGGTGAACCGTTACCCGGAGTTGGGAAG GTGTTTTTAGAGTATGCAGATGTTGACGGTTCTACCAAAGCCCGCACTGGGTTGAATGGCAGGAAGTTTGGTGGTAATCAGGTGGTAGCAGTGTTTTACCCggaagacaagtttgcccagGGCGATTACGAGGGCTAG
- the LOC117633789 gene encoding splicing factor U2af large subunit B isoform X1, with protein sequence MTDYEGRYEGNGEDADNYGDGGSSPQPRATNHGGPDDYSDSKSQHGSRDYERESSKSREKEREKGRDKEKDRDRDRERERDRDRDRGRSKDKDRERDRDRDRNRDRDRDRERERSRDRDRDRHHRDRHRDRERSERRRDKDDDDDDHYRVRDSDRRRDYDRDREDRHRRKSRSRSRGRSEHKSRSRSRSRSRSKSKRISGFDMAPPASAMLAGAAVAAAGQIPGTSPTIPGMFPNMFPLATGQQFGSLPVMPVQAMTQQATRHARRVYVGGLPPTANEQSVATFFSQVMAAIGGNTAAPGDAVVNVYINHEKKFAFVEMRSVEEASNAMALDGIIFEGAPVKVRRPSDYNPSLAATLGPSQPSPNLNLAAVGLTPGSAGGLEGPDRIFVGGLPYYFTEVQIKELLESFGPLRGFDLVKDRETGNSKGYAFCVYQDLSVTDIACAALNGIKMGDKTLTVRRANQGANQPKPEQESVLLHAQQQIALQRFMLLQPPSSVATRVVCLTQVVTADELRDDDEYEDILEDMRLEGGKFGPLVNVIIPRPRPDGEPLPGVGKVFLEYADVDGSTKARTGLNGRKFGGNQVVAVFYPEDKFAQGDYEG encoded by the exons ATGACGGACTACGAAGGAAGGTACGAAGGGAACGGAGAGGACGCTGACAACTATGGCGATGGGGGTTCCTCTCCCCAACCTCGTGCTACCAACCATGGCGGTCCCGACGATTACAGCGATTCCAAATCTCAG CATGGCTCTCGTGACTATGAGAGAGAATCTTCAAAGAgtagagaaaaggaaagagaaaagggGCGTGATAAGGAGAAGGACAGGGACAGAGAtcgggagagggagagggacaGAGATAGAGATAGGGGGAGAAGCAAGGACAAAGATAGGGAAAGGGACAGGGACAGAGATAGGAATAGGGATAGGGACcgagatagagaaagagaaaggtcTCGAGACAGGGATCGTGATCGTCATCATAGGGACCGCCACAGGGATCGCGAGAGAAGTGAGCGGAGGAGAGATAAGGACGATGACGATGATGATCACTACCGTGTCCGGGACTCTGATag GCGGAGGGATTATGACAGAGACAGGGAGGATAGGCATAGACGCAAGTCTCGGTCTCGTTCGAGGGGTAGATCTGAGCACAAATCCAGATCGAGGTCACGTTCTCGTTCACGCTCAAAAAG CAAAAGGATTAGCGGTTTTGACATGGCGCCTCCTGCTTCTGCAATGTTAGCTGGTGCTGCCGTTGCTGCAGCAG gGCAAATTCCTGGGACTAGTCCGACCATTCCTGGGATGTTCCCGAACATGTTCCCTTTAGCGACTGGCCAg CAGTTTGGATCCCTTCCAGTTATGCCTGTACAGGCAATGACTCAACAG GCTACTAGGCATGCCCGACGGGTGTACGTTGGAGGGCTTCCTCCTACAGCAAACGAACAG TCGGTTGCTACATTTTTCAGCCAAGTTATGGCTGCAATTGGAGGGAATACAGCTGCCCCAG GAGATGCTGTTGTCAATGTTTACATTAACCACGAAAAGAAATTCGCTTTTGTTGAGATGAGATCAGTTGAAGAGGCCAGCAATGCAATGGCTCTGGATGGAATTATTTTTGAG GGAGCCCCTGTAAAGGTGAGGAGACCTAGTGACTACAACCCATCTCTTGCTGCAACACTTGGTCCAAGCCAGCCAAGTCCCAATCTGAACCTGGCTGCTGTTGGGCTTACACCGGGTTCTGCTGGTGGGCTTGAGGGTCCTGACCGCATATTTGTGGGTGGGCTACCCTATTACTTCACAGAAGTACAGATCAAGGAGTTGCTGGAATCCTTCGGACCCCTTCGTGGTTTTGATTTAGTGAAAGACAGGGAAACGGGAAACTCAAAAGGCTACGCTTTTTGTGTTTATCAAGATCTTTCAGTTACAGACATAGCTTGTGCTGCACTTAACGGTATTAAAATGGGTGACAAGACACTCACAGTTAGGCGTGCTAACCAAGGTGCCAACCAGCCCAAACCAGAGCAAGAGAGTGTTTTGTTGCATGCACAGCAGCAAATTGCATTGCAG AGGTTCATGTTGTTGCAACCGCCTAGTTCTGTCGCCACCAGGGTTGTATGTTTAACTCAAGTAGTAACTGCAGATGAGCTTAGGGATGATGATGAGTATGAAGATATTTTGGAAGACATGAGGCTGGAAGGCGGAAAGTTTG GACCGTTAGTGAATGTCATCATCCCACGTCCAAGACCAGATGGTGAACCGTTACCCGGAGTTGGGAAG GTGTTTTTAGAGTATGCAGATGTTGACGGTTCTACCAAAGCCCGCACTGGGTTGAATGGCAGGAAGTTTGGTGGTAATCAGGTGGTAGCAGTGTTTTACCCggaagacaagtttgcccagGGCGATTACGAGGGCTAG
- the LOC117633789 gene encoding splicing factor U2af large subunit A isoform X4 → MFPNMFPLATGQQFGSLPVMPVQAMTQQATRHARRVYVGGLPPTANEQSVATFFSQVMAAIGGNTAAPGDAVVNVYINHEKKFAFVEMRSVEEASNAMALDGIIFEGAPVKVRRPSDYNPSLAATLGPSQPSPNLNLAAVGLTPGSAGGLEGPDRIFVGGLPYYFTEVQIKELLESFGPLRGFDLVKDRETGNSKGYAFCVYQDLSVTDIACAALNGIKMGDKTLTVRRANQGANQPKPEQESVLLHAQQQIALQRFMLLQPPSSVATRVVCLTQVVTADELRDDDEYEDILEDMRLEGGKFGPLVNVIIPRPRPDGEPLPGVGKVFLEYADVDGSTKARTGLNGRKFGGNQVVAVFYPEDKFAQGDYEG, encoded by the exons ATGTTCCCGAACATGTTCCCTTTAGCGACTGGCCAg CAGTTTGGATCCCTTCCAGTTATGCCTGTACAGGCAATGACTCAACAG GCTACTAGGCATGCCCGACGGGTGTACGTTGGAGGGCTTCCTCCTACAGCAAACGAACAG TCGGTTGCTACATTTTTCAGCCAAGTTATGGCTGCAATTGGAGGGAATACAGCTGCCCCAG GAGATGCTGTTGTCAATGTTTACATTAACCACGAAAAGAAATTCGCTTTTGTTGAGATGAGATCAGTTGAAGAGGCCAGCAATGCAATGGCTCTGGATGGAATTATTTTTGAG GGAGCCCCTGTAAAGGTGAGGAGACCTAGTGACTACAACCCATCTCTTGCTGCAACACTTGGTCCAAGCCAGCCAAGTCCCAATCTGAACCTGGCTGCTGTTGGGCTTACACCGGGTTCTGCTGGTGGGCTTGAGGGTCCTGACCGCATATTTGTGGGTGGGCTACCCTATTACTTCACAGAAGTACAGATCAAGGAGTTGCTGGAATCCTTCGGACCCCTTCGTGGTTTTGATTTAGTGAAAGACAGGGAAACGGGAAACTCAAAAGGCTACGCTTTTTGTGTTTATCAAGATCTTTCAGTTACAGACATAGCTTGTGCTGCACTTAACGGTATTAAAATGGGTGACAAGACACTCACAGTTAGGCGTGCTAACCAAGGTGCCAACCAGCCCAAACCAGAGCAAGAGAGTGTTTTGTTGCATGCACAGCAGCAAATTGCATTGCAG AGGTTCATGTTGTTGCAACCGCCTAGTTCTGTCGCCACCAGGGTTGTATGTTTAACTCAAGTAGTAACTGCAGATGAGCTTAGGGATGATGATGAGTATGAAGATATTTTGGAAGACATGAGGCTGGAAGGCGGAAAGTTTG GACCGTTAGTGAATGTCATCATCCCACGTCCAAGACCAGATGGTGAACCGTTACCCGGAGTTGGGAAG GTGTTTTTAGAGTATGCAGATGTTGACGGTTCTACCAAAGCCCGCACTGGGTTGAATGGCAGGAAGTTTGGTGGTAATCAGGTGGTAGCAGTGTTTTACCCggaagacaagtttgcccagGGCGATTACGAGGGCTAG
- the LOC117633789 gene encoding splicing factor U2af large subunit A isoform X3, whose protein sequence is MFPNMFPLATGQFGSLPVMPVQAMTQQATRHARRVYVGGLPPTANEQSVATFFSQVMAAIGGNTAAPGDAVVNVYINHEKKFAFVEMRSVEEASNAMALDGIIFEGAPVKVRRPSDYNPSLAATLGPSQPSPNLNLAAVGLTPGSAGGLEGPDRIFVGGLPYYFTEVQIKELLESFGPLRGFDLVKDRETGNSKGYAFCVYQDLSVTDIACAALNGIKMGDKTLTVRRANQGANQPKPEQESVLLHAQQQIALQRFMLLQPPSSVATRVVCLTQVVTADELRDDDEYEDILEDMRLEGGKFGPLVNVIIPRPRPDGEPLPGVGKVFLEYADVDGSTKARTGLNGRKFGGNQVVAVFYPEDKFAQGDYEG, encoded by the exons ATGTTCCCGAACATGTTCCCTTTAGCGACTGGCCAg TTTGGATCCCTTCCAGTTATGCCTGTACAGGCAATGACTCAACAG GCTACTAGGCATGCCCGACGGGTGTACGTTGGAGGGCTTCCTCCTACAGCAAACGAACAG TCGGTTGCTACATTTTTCAGCCAAGTTATGGCTGCAATTGGAGGGAATACAGCTGCCCCAG GAGATGCTGTTGTCAATGTTTACATTAACCACGAAAAGAAATTCGCTTTTGTTGAGATGAGATCAGTTGAAGAGGCCAGCAATGCAATGGCTCTGGATGGAATTATTTTTGAG GGAGCCCCTGTAAAGGTGAGGAGACCTAGTGACTACAACCCATCTCTTGCTGCAACACTTGGTCCAAGCCAGCCAAGTCCCAATCTGAACCTGGCTGCTGTTGGGCTTACACCGGGTTCTGCTGGTGGGCTTGAGGGTCCTGACCGCATATTTGTGGGTGGGCTACCCTATTACTTCACAGAAGTACAGATCAAGGAGTTGCTGGAATCCTTCGGACCCCTTCGTGGTTTTGATTTAGTGAAAGACAGGGAAACGGGAAACTCAAAAGGCTACGCTTTTTGTGTTTATCAAGATCTTTCAGTTACAGACATAGCTTGTGCTGCACTTAACGGTATTAAAATGGGTGACAAGACACTCACAGTTAGGCGTGCTAACCAAGGTGCCAACCAGCCCAAACCAGAGCAAGAGAGTGTTTTGTTGCATGCACAGCAGCAAATTGCATTGCAG AGGTTCATGTTGTTGCAACCGCCTAGTTCTGTCGCCACCAGGGTTGTATGTTTAACTCAAGTAGTAACTGCAGATGAGCTTAGGGATGATGATGAGTATGAAGATATTTTGGAAGACATGAGGCTGGAAGGCGGAAAGTTTG GACCGTTAGTGAATGTCATCATCCCACGTCCAAGACCAGATGGTGAACCGTTACCCGGAGTTGGGAAG GTGTTTTTAGAGTATGCAGATGTTGACGGTTCTACCAAAGCCCGCACTGGGTTGAATGGCAGGAAGTTTGGTGGTAATCAGGTGGTAGCAGTGTTTTACCCggaagacaagtttgcccagGGCGATTACGAGGGCTAG
- the LOC117635992 gene encoding pentatricopeptide repeat-containing protein At4g36680, mitochondrial, with the protein MSSSIPLRHLRQLSTTAKSSISISQAKSKLRTEYDPDKALEIYSSVTEHYSTPTSSRYAQDLTVRRLAKSHRFADIEKFIESHKNDPKITQEPFLCTLIRSYGRSGMFDHAMRTFDQMDQLGTPRSSLSFNALLTACTNSKQFEKVPQLFDEIPNKHGVSPDKVSYGILIKSYCEADKPEKAIETLRLMEEKGIEITAVTFTTIFNALYKKGNGEEAENLWNEMVKKGIEVDAAAYNVKIMYVHGGNPDNVKALIEEMANAGLKPDTISYNYLLTCYCRNEMMEEAVKVYEGLEGNACNPNAATFRTLIFYLCSSEDYDKAYKIFKRSVEVHKIPDFNTMRHLVEGLVKKKKMKEAKGLIRTIKKKFPPNLLVAWKKVEEGLGLASSNRNASSVPDDDEAKEATA; encoded by the coding sequence atgtCATCTTCAATTCCTCTCCGCCATCTCCGCCAGCTCTCCACCACCGCTAAATCTTCAATCTCCATCTCACAAGCGAAGTCCAAGCTCCGAACAGAGTACGACCCTGACAAAGCCTTAGAGATTTACTCCTCTGTCACCGAACACTACTCGACTCCTACCTCCTCTCGCTATGCTCAGGACCTCACCGTTCGTCGCCTCGCCAAGTCTCATCGCTTCGCCGACATCGAAAAATTCATTGAATCTCACAAAAATGACCCAAAAATCACCCAAGAGCCTTTCTTGTGCACCCTCATCCGATCGTACGGCCGTTCCGGCATGTTCGACCACGCAATGAGGACCTTTGATCAAATGGACCAGCTGGGTACTCCGAGATCTTCACTATCCTTCAATGCTCTGTTGACTGCGTGCACCAATTCGAAACAGTTCGAAAAAGTCCCCCAGCTGTTCGATGAAATTCCCAACAAGCATGGTGTCTCCCCCGATAAAGTGTCGTATGGTATATTAATCAAGTCGTATTGCGAGGCTGATAAGCCCGAGAAGGCGATTGAGACTCTGAGGTTGATGGAGGAGAAGGGTATTGAGATAACTGCAGTGACGTTCACCACAATATTTAATGCTCTGTATAAGAAAGGCAATGGCGAAGAGGCTGAGAACTTGTGGAATGAGATGGTGAAGAAGGGTATTGAGGTTGATGCTGCCGCTTATAATGTTAAGATTATGTATGTCCATGGCGGGAACCCGGACAATGTGAAAGCCTTGATCGAAGAAATGGCGAATGCCGGCCTGAAACCCGACACTATTAGTTACAATTACTTGTTGACTTGTTATTGCAGGAATGAGATGATGGAAGAAGCTGTCAAGGTTTATGAGGGGTTGGAGGGAAATGCTTGTAATCCGAATGCTGCAACTTTTAGGACTCTGATATTTTATCTGTGTAGTAGTGAGGATTATGATAAGGCGTATAAGATTTTCAAGAGGAGTGTGGAGGTGCATAAGATCCCCGACTTTAATACGATGAGACATTTGGTTGAAGGattggtgaagaagaagaagatgaaggagGCCAAGGGATTGATACGCACAATTAAGAAGAAGTTCCCTCCTAATCTTTTGGTTGCCTGGAAGAAAGTGGAAGAGGGTCTCGGTTTGGCTTCTTCTAATAGGAATGCTTCTTCGGTTCCTGATGACGACGAGGCTAAGGAGGCTACAGCATAG
- the LOC117635007 gene encoding transcription repressor OFP7, producing MAKRFKFRISRVIPSFQSCRSKDPSTLPSNPVPSFLSRPPPLVNHVNFPATTPLPPPLPSKIHHHSSIKRHVLFCGIRSRPTLSDDDRTRSPPDHHHKFEWEREDKWHVVAKVYDINPRNKIYTSSASASSDVDDTVSPPPSSVSEQNKKTNQKRRVKNKKKKTTTSRIRISTSSFETGIFSSEGGGGLDEEETETLVSTRSSRSFSTDSSPPLPRRKKKKKRGSSAAKRSVSRRSSAEMETAAPARLSVFQRLIPCTVEGKVRESFAVVKKSEDPYEDFKRSMMEMILEKQMFDDRELEQLLHCFLSLNSREHHGVIVEAFAEIWEALFCCATGSARSSSGARVSRAL from the coding sequence ATGGCGAAACGTTTCAAGTTCCGAATCTCCCGAGTGATCCCCTCCTTCCAATCTTGCCGTTCAAAAGACCCCTCCACTCTCCCCTCAAATCCTGTCCCTTCATTTCTCTCCCGACCACCCCCCTTAGTCAACCACGTGAACTTCCCAGCCACCACCCCACTACCACCACCTCTACCGTCCAAAATCCATCACCACTCCTCCATCAAACGCCACGTGTTATTCTGTGGCATCAGATCCAGACCAACACTCTCCGACGACGACCGCACCAGATCGCCGCCCGACCATCATCATAAGTTCGAGTGGGAAAGAGAGGACAAGTGGCACGTGGTCGCCAAGGTCTACGACATTAACCCACGCAACAAAATCTACACTTCCTCCGCCTCCGCCTCCTCCGACGTAGACGACACCGTTTCGCCTCCTCCCTCCTCCGTCTCGGAGCAGAACAAGAAAACGAATCAAAAACGACgagtcaaaaacaaaaagaagaaaacaacgACAAGTCGCATCAGGATCAGCACGTCCTCCTTCGAAACCGGAATTTTCAGCAGCGAAGGCGGCGGCGGCTTGGACGAAGAAGAAACCGAAACCCTCGTCTCCACCAGATCTTCCAGAAGCTTCTCCACCGACTCATCCCCGCCACTTCCTCGccggaaaaagaaaaagaagcgtGGCAGCAGCGCCGCGAAACGCAGCGTCTCGAGAAGGTCATCGGCGGAGATGGAAACGGCGGCGCCGGCTAGGCTGTCGGTGTTTCAGAGGCTGATACCGTGCACGGTGGAGGGGAAGGTGAGGGAGAGTTTCGCGGTGGTGAAGAAGTCGGAGGATCCGTACGAGGACTTCAAGAGGTCGATGATGGAGATGATTTTGGAGAAGCAGATGTTCGACGACAGAGAGTTGGAGCAGTTGCTCCATTGTTTCTTGTCTCTGAACTCGAGGGAGCACCATGGGGTCATCGTTGAAGCTTTCGCCGAGATTTGGGAGGCTCTGTTCTGTTGCGCTACTGGTAGTGCAAGATCATCATCTGGAGCAAGAGTTTCTAGAGCTCTTTAA
- the LOC117634299 gene encoding probable polyol transporter 6 yields the protein MEPEKHTDMVEKKASIEVEGSREAPEKINKIALLCAVVGSIISIIFGYDTGVMSGAMIFIKEDLKINDVEVEVLAGILNICALVGSLAAGRTSDYIGRRYTIVVASIIFLIGSILMGYAPNYPVLMTGRCIAGLGVGFALMIAPVYSAEISSPATRGRLTALPELCISLGILLGYVSNYVFGKLSLTLGWRLMLGIAGVPSIVLAFGIVKMPESPRWLVMQGRLAEAKKILYLISNTKEEAESRFCDILVAAGIDENCNEDVIEVPKSTKGEGVWKELLLRPTPPVRRILIAAIGIHFFEHATGIEAVVLYSPRIFKKAGVRSKDKLLLATVGVGVTKTLFILVATFLLDKAGRRRLLLTSTGGMIVALTGLGFCLTMVEHAKEQLTWALSLSIVSVYVFVVFFSIGLGPITWVYSSEIFPLKLRAQGTSIGVAVNRLTNATISMSFLSIYKAITIGGAFFMFAGMAVLAWIFFYFCLPETKGRSLEEMEMVFSKSKDTNKSRNGIV from the exons ATGGAGCCTGAGAAACACACAGATATGGTCGAGAAGAAGGCCTCAATAGAGGTGGAGGGTAGCAGAGAAGCCCCGGAAAAGATCAACAAGATTGCTTTACTTTGTGCTGTGGTTGGCTCAATTATATCCATTATATTTGGCTATG ATACTGGTGTGATGAGTGGAGCCATGATCTTCATCAAAGAAGATCTCAAAATCAACGATGTCGAAGTCGAAGTACTAGCCGGAATTCTCAACATTTGTGCTCTAGTGGGATCTCTAGCAGCTGGAAGAACCTCTGATTATATCGGTCGGCGTTACACTATTGTTGTAGCCTCCATAATTTTCTTAATAGGGTCAATTCTAATGGGGTATGCTCCAAACTATCCTGTGCTGATGACTGGAAGATGCATTGCTGGCTTAGGTGTAGGCTTTGCACTTATGATTGCGCCAGTTTACTCTGCAGAAATTTCATCTCCAGCAACCAGAGGCCGTCTAACCGCTCTGCCAGAGCTTTGCATAAGTCTTGGCATCTTACTTGGTTACGTTTCAAATTATGTTTTCGGAAAACTGTCATTGACACTTGGATGGAGACTGATGCTAGGCATTGCTGGAGTTCCTTCAATTGTTTTGGCATTTGGGATTGTCAAAATGCCAGAGTCGCCAAGGTGGTTGGTGATGCAGGGCAGGCTAGCAGAGGCCAAGAAAATTTTGTATCTAATTTCTAACACCAAAGAAGAAGCTGAGTCTCGTTTTTGTGATATCTTGGTTGCTGCTGGAATTGATGAAAATTGTAACGAAGATGTAATTGAGGTTCCCAAAAGCACCAAGGGTGAAGGGGTTTGGAAAGAACTACTTTTGAGGCCAACTCCGCCCGTCCGTCGGATTCTAATCGCAGCCATCGGAATCCATTTCTTTGAGCATGCCACAGGGATAGAAGCTGTTGTGTTATATAGTCCAAGAATTTTCAAGAAAGCTGGGGTTAGAAGCAAAGACAAGTTGTTGCTTGCCACAGTTGGGGTTGGTGTTACAAAGACTTTGTTCATATTGGTAGCCACATTTTTGCTTGACAAAGCTGGCAGGAGGCGCTTATTGTTGACAAGCACTGGTGGCATGATCGTGGCTCTAACAGGATTAGGGTTTTGCTTGACAATGGTAGAGCACGCCAAAGAGCAGCTTACTTGGGCACTAAGCTTGAGCATTGTGTCAGTTTATGTGTTTGTggtttttttctcaattgggCTTGGGCCCATAACTTGGGTTTACAGCAGTGAGATTTTCCCTTTGAAATTGAGGGCACAGGGAACAAGTATCGGGGTGGCTGTGAACAGACTTACGAATGCTACAATTTCTATGAGTTTCCTTTCAATTTATAAGGCAATTACCATTGGAGGGGCCTTCTTTATGTTTGCAGGCATGGCTGTCTTGGCCTGgatctttttctatttctgcTTGCCGGAGACCAAGGGGAGATCATTGGAAGAGATGGAAATGGTTTTCAGCAAAAGCAAAGATACTAATAAGTCTAGAAATGGTATTGTATGA